The following are from one region of the Dreissena polymorpha isolate Duluth1 chromosome 2, UMN_Dpol_1.0, whole genome shotgun sequence genome:
- the LOC127870486 gene encoding uncharacterized protein LOC127870486 — protein MLLITFLFLLATLWNVIGQFPTLEIKRFDATRKMVKLMCRSPRKGASITFLNSSNVPVIDVLFRNKSCEYFPKQPHTHCECEDDLSAICNIKVDNTGPRCDKFACGVPVKQVLRHSEFVNPCDTGPAYVQDFYIDGFYSQKRITFNSTRHLTFYCFGYGNPSPDMRLLKDDVHILQKGYSHLRYGFQLTGLNDSGMYTCIVANEIGVDNETIHVFYETNGKFDQDVSPEPAISVKNSVCVPIAAGTGSVVLLIIVAALFVYRVYRRSNAIANVVLPITDLAPIIPADNNAQTWSRSAMPISDQSVIYNEIDPRLISSHISFGEDSVHNVSFPSYSFEHCRNANLYRSRHEDESQYLTVVAE, from the exons ATGCTGTTAATAACATTTTTGTTTCTTTTGGCAACGTTGTGGAATGTAATTG gacAATTCCCAACACTGGAAATTAAACGGTTTGATGCTACTAGAAAAATGGTAAAATTGATGTGCCGCAGTCCACGGAAAGGTGCATCAATTACGTTTTTAAATTCATCAAACGTACCTGTTATTGATGTTTTATTCAGAAACAAAAGTTGTGAATATTTCCCGAAACAACCGCACACACATTGTGAATGCGAAGACGATTTAAGTGCAATTTGCAATATCAAAGTTGACAACACAGGTCCCAGGTGTGACAAATTTGCTTGTGGAGTGCCAGTCAAACAAGTTCTAAGACACAGCGAATTTGTTAACCCCTGCGATACTG gtCCTGCATATGTACAAGATTTTTATATAGATGGGTTCTACAGCCAGAAACGCATAACGTTCAATTCTACGCGTCATTTAACTTTCTATTGCTTTGGTTATGGAAACCCTTCTCCTGATATGCGACTATTGAAAGACGATGTACATATTTTGCAGAAAGGATATTCGCATTTACGTTATGGATTTCAGCTGACTGGACTAAATGATTCTGGGATGTATACATGCATAGTTGCTAATGAGATTGGTGTCGACAACGAAACAATCCATGTCTTTTATGAAACTAATGGAAAGTTTGATCAAG ATGTCTCTCCGGAACCTGCAATAAGTGTGAAGAATAGTGTGTGTGTCCCAATTGCAGCGGGAACAGGTTCGGTGGTTCTTCTTATTATTGTGGCTGCTTTGTTCGTGTACCGAGTTTACAGGCGAAGCAATGCAATAG CCAACGTCGTTTTACCAATAACAGACCTAGCGCCCATTATACCAGCTGACAACAACGCTCAGACGTGGTCTAGGTCTGCGATGCCTATTAGTGACCAGAGTGTGATTTATAATGAAATCGACCCACGGTTGATAAGTTCTCATATCTCATTtggagaag atagTGTACATAATGTTTCATTTCCTTCATACTC TTTCGAACATTGCCGTAATGCTAATTTATATCGCTCAAGACACGAAGACGAGTCACAGTATCTAACAGTTGTCGCGGAGTGA